A stretch of Natronococcus sp. CG52 DNA encodes these proteins:
- a CDS encoding DUF5778 family protein, translating to MTDTLDQDLYQRTKALLEPGDVELNGAIVHTDYDGSEDVQMMQATIDVGDVIAEHAGHDPTDCYVYSGNDDSDFSSNQHQGLTLDDEEFVWECQQLLREGSFDIVIYYEASADHEAILEEIQELGYDVTGVEG from the coding sequence ATGACGGACACACTCGACCAGGATCTCTACCAGCGGACGAAAGCGCTGCTCGAGCCCGGTGACGTCGAACTCAACGGCGCGATCGTCCACACCGACTACGACGGCAGCGAGGACGTTCAGATGATGCAGGCGACGATCGACGTCGGCGACGTCATCGCCGAACACGCCGGCCACGACCCGACCGACTGCTACGTCTACTCGGGCAACGACGACTCCGACTTCTCCTCGAACCAGCACCAGGGGCTCACCCTCGACGACGAGGAGTTCGTCTGGGAGTGCCAGCAACTGCTGCGCGAGGGGAGTTTCGATATCGTCATCTACTACGAGGCGAGCGCCGACCACGAAGCGATTCTCGAGGAGATTCAGGAACTCGGGTACGACGTGACCGGCGTCGAAGGGTAG
- the uppS gene encoding polyprenyl diphosphate synthase has product MNRWLRQRVDAAYEQLLSREIAGAPTHVAVIQDGNRRYARQQGDDATEGHQAGAETTERVLEWCQEIGVEELTLYAFSTENFNRPPEEREALFDLLCEKLREFADAERVHENEVHIRALGAVDRLPERVQEVVTYAEERTCEYDQFVLNIALAYGGRSELLEATRGVAADVESGTVDPDDIDVETIERRLYDEPVRDVDLIIRTGGDERTSNFLPWHANGNEAAVFFCTPYWPEFSKADFLRGIRTYEHRQESWRRTRARRALALLGAMSDHELVEARSIVDRFRDSLPTAEQPDEEELEPVDSSGPTAD; this is encoded by the coding sequence ATGAACCGGTGGCTCCGTCAACGCGTCGACGCGGCGTACGAGCAGTTGCTCTCTCGGGAGATCGCCGGTGCGCCGACCCACGTCGCCGTGATTCAGGACGGAAACCGGCGCTACGCCCGACAACAGGGCGACGACGCGACCGAGGGTCACCAGGCCGGCGCGGAGACGACCGAGCGCGTCCTCGAGTGGTGTCAGGAGATCGGGGTCGAGGAGCTCACCCTCTACGCGTTCTCGACGGAGAACTTCAACCGGCCCCCGGAGGAGCGCGAGGCGCTGTTCGACCTGCTCTGTGAGAAGCTGCGGGAGTTTGCCGACGCCGAGCGCGTCCACGAGAACGAGGTCCACATTCGGGCGCTGGGCGCCGTCGACCGCCTCCCCGAGCGGGTCCAGGAGGTGGTCACGTACGCCGAGGAACGAACCTGCGAGTACGACCAGTTCGTCCTCAACATCGCGCTGGCCTACGGCGGGCGCTCGGAGCTCCTCGAGGCCACCCGCGGCGTCGCGGCGGACGTCGAGTCGGGTACCGTCGACCCCGACGACATCGACGTCGAGACGATCGAGCGCCGGCTCTACGACGAGCCGGTTCGCGACGTCGACCTGATCATCCGGACCGGCGGCGACGAGCGCACCTCGAATTTCCTGCCCTGGCACGCGAACGGCAACGAGGCGGCGGTCTTCTTCTGCACGCCCTACTGGCCCGAGTTCTCGAAGGCCGACTTCCTTCGCGGGATCCGCACCTACGAGCACCGTCAGGAGTCCTGGCGGCGGACGCGGGCTCGGCGAGCGCTCGCCCTGCTCGGGGCGATGAGCGACCACGAACTCGTCGAAGCCCGCTCGATCGTCGACCGCTTTCGCGACTCGCTGCCGACCGCCGAGCAGCCGGACGAGGAGGAGCTCGAGCCGGTCGACTCGAGCGGTCCGACGGCAGACTGA
- a CDS encoding undecaprenyl diphosphate synthase family protein, whose product MGLYERYLSLRIRRHEADSPDHIALVITERDLLERGAYETLTDFFEWAFEYASRVTVYVSVLDTAAIPALRRELESVDVPQQVAVRTPDDRSQADAPIQIGIGLGGKHEFTSAVRTLAESVDAGDLEPSAIDDERVEEHLVFPSEPDLVIKTGAERLSDFMIWQSVYSELYFTDVNWRDFRKRDFLRAVREYCNRSRRFGR is encoded by the coding sequence GTGGGTCTGTACGAACGGTATCTCTCCCTTCGCATCCGTCGCCACGAGGCCGACAGTCCCGACCACATCGCGCTCGTGATCACCGAACGGGATCTCTTAGAGCGCGGCGCCTACGAGACGCTCACCGACTTCTTCGAGTGGGCCTTCGAGTACGCCTCCAGGGTGACCGTCTACGTGAGCGTCCTCGATACCGCCGCGATCCCCGCCCTGCGACGGGAACTCGAGAGCGTCGACGTGCCACAGCAGGTCGCGGTTCGGACTCCCGACGATCGGTCGCAGGCGGACGCGCCGATCCAGATCGGCATCGGTCTCGGCGGCAAACACGAGTTCACGAGCGCGGTCCGGACGCTCGCGGAGAGCGTCGACGCGGGAGACCTCGAGCCGAGCGCGATCGACGACGAACGCGTCGAGGAGCACCTCGTCTTCCCCTCCGAACCGGACCTGGTGATCAAGACGGGCGCGGAGCGGCTCTCCGATTTCATGATCTGGCAGTCGGTCTACTCGGAGCTGTACTTCACGGACGTCAACTGGCGCGATTTCCGTAAGCGGGACTTTCTGCGAGCGGTGCGGGAGTACTGCAACCGATCGAGGCGGTTCGGCCGGTAG
- a CDS encoding DUF92 domain-containing protein: MTEPVRRAGVFALLCTLSLAVPLFGPEVAAALAAVVLLGAFVVTDGPVFDLLAYPGDYEDGRLYGLITFVLAGVALGLLATQSSMPTAVFVGTVFLIGYGNVVEQLARTRTDRDVVHATVFCLAATAAAAVGQAASFGLSGVPIEPLVPRVLFLAASGALLAALLRDVLLLYDDPVVMLSVGFLLWLLAELDPALGTIEMTVALTVTLALGYVSYALETASIAGMLTGVLLGLLTIVLGGYGWFVVLISFFAIGGLSTKFRYEQKDDLGVAEDNNGARGTGNVLGNAAVGLVAVLGYAASSATLVPVEPALFLFAFAGSVATAMSDTLSSEIGSIFDTPRLITTLEPVEPGTDGGVTWQGGVAGFVGAGIVAAISYGLFPEVGPVGAAIIVAAGFIGMTVDSLLGATLEGSLLGNQGVNFLATLSGALVCALLVLSLAMLG; the protein is encoded by the coding sequence GTGACAGAACCCGTCCGGCGAGCCGGCGTCTTCGCGCTGTTGTGTACGCTCTCGCTCGCCGTTCCGCTCTTCGGTCCGGAGGTCGCGGCCGCACTCGCCGCGGTCGTCCTGCTGGGGGCGTTCGTCGTCACCGACGGGCCCGTCTTCGACCTTCTGGCGTATCCCGGCGACTACGAGGACGGACGGCTCTACGGGCTCATTACGTTCGTCCTGGCCGGGGTCGCTCTCGGGCTCCTCGCCACGCAGTCGTCGATGCCGACGGCGGTATTCGTCGGGACCGTCTTTCTCATCGGGTACGGGAACGTCGTCGAACAGCTCGCTCGCACGCGAACGGACCGCGACGTCGTCCACGCGACGGTCTTCTGTCTGGCCGCAACGGCTGCGGCGGCCGTCGGGCAAGCCGCCTCGTTCGGACTTTCGGGCGTTCCGATCGAACCCCTCGTTCCGAGGGTCCTGTTTCTCGCAGCGAGCGGAGCGCTACTCGCCGCACTCCTGCGTGACGTCCTGTTGCTCTACGACGACCCCGTCGTGATGCTCTCGGTCGGATTCCTCCTCTGGTTGCTCGCGGAGCTCGATCCCGCTCTCGGAACGATCGAGATGACCGTCGCACTGACGGTCACCCTCGCGCTGGGCTACGTCTCCTACGCCCTCGAGACGGCGTCGATCGCCGGGATGCTCACCGGCGTCCTGCTGGGGCTGTTGACGATCGTGCTCGGCGGCTACGGCTGGTTCGTCGTACTCATCTCCTTTTTCGCCATCGGCGGCCTCTCGACGAAGTTCCGCTACGAGCAGAAGGACGATCTCGGAGTCGCCGAGGACAACAACGGCGCCCGCGGAACCGGGAACGTCCTCGGTAACGCCGCCGTCGGCCTCGTCGCCGTTCTCGGCTACGCCGCCAGTTCGGCCACCCTCGTTCCCGTCGAACCCGCGCTCTTTCTGTTCGCGTTCGCCGGCTCCGTCGCCACCGCGATGAGCGATACGCTCTCGAGTGAGATCGGCAGCATCTTCGACACGCCGCGGCTGATCACCACGCTCGAACCCGTCGAACCCGGCACCGACGGCGGCGTCACCTGGCAGGGAGGGGTCGCCGGCTTCGTCGGCGCAGGAATCGTCGCCGCGATCTCCTACGGGCTCTTCCCGGAGGTCGGTCCGGTCGGGGCGGCGATCATCGTCGCCGCTGGTTTCATCGGGATGACCGTCGACAGCCTCCTCGGCGCGACGCTCGAGGGATCGCTCCTGGGGAACCAGGGCGTGAACTTCCTGGCGACGCTGTCGGGGGCGCTCGTCTGTGCACTGCTCGTTCTCTCGCTGGCGATGCTCGGCTGA
- the dnaG gene encoding DNA primase DnaG produces the protein MEDTSKYHIHADVTADGVVERSDVVGAIFGQTEGLLGDELDLRDLRQSQKVGRIDVEITSTKGQSHGRLTIATSLDKVETATLAASLETITRVGPCRASLEVTEIEDVRAAKRKEVVDRAKELLRTGFDDSVMTSEEILAEVRQHVRVEDITEYEGLPAGPRVTDSDAIIIVEGRSDVLTLLKYGVKNGIAVEGTNVPDAVSELTRHRTVTVFLDGDRGGDLIFEELSQVGDIDYVAFAPSGESVEELDHHQLFAALRNKVPYDTVSGLNEPREAIAATDGSATPAPPTRSPTTIDEEPLERSDGDENRGLEPASDASSSRSTDAQLASASEPDTRADADAAHPDDSGAESAADTDAGDPETIYGHATAIIRGETDQVRFLDENADVIAEAPASAAYDALESLETTPTTVVLDEILEQSLLDFAADRGVERIVAHSLGQFTKRPTSVRIHSVDEIAETPPR, from the coding sequence ATGGAAGACACCTCGAAATACCACATTCACGCTGACGTAACCGCTGACGGAGTTGTCGAGCGGAGCGACGTCGTTGGCGCTATCTTCGGCCAGACCGAAGGGTTACTCGGCGACGAACTCGATCTCCGCGATCTCCGGCAGTCACAGAAGGTCGGTCGCATCGACGTCGAAATAACCAGCACGAAGGGGCAGTCACACGGCCGGCTTACCATCGCCACCAGCCTCGACAAGGTCGAGACGGCGACGCTCGCGGCGTCGCTCGAGACGATCACTCGAGTCGGTCCCTGTCGCGCCTCCCTCGAGGTCACCGAGATCGAGGACGTCCGCGCGGCCAAACGCAAGGAAGTCGTCGACCGCGCGAAGGAACTCCTTCGGACGGGCTTCGACGACAGCGTGATGACCTCCGAGGAGATTCTCGCGGAGGTGCGCCAGCACGTCCGCGTCGAGGACATCACCGAGTACGAGGGCCTTCCCGCCGGACCCCGGGTCACCGACAGCGACGCGATCATCATCGTCGAGGGCCGATCCGACGTGCTGACGCTGCTCAAGTACGGCGTCAAGAACGGTATCGCGGTCGAGGGGACCAACGTGCCCGACGCCGTTAGCGAACTCACTCGCCACCGCACCGTCACCGTCTTTCTCGACGGCGACCGCGGCGGCGACCTGATCTTCGAGGAACTCTCGCAGGTCGGCGACATCGACTACGTTGCCTTCGCTCCGTCGGGGGAATCGGTCGAAGAACTCGATCACCACCAGCTGTTTGCCGCCCTTCGCAACAAGGTCCCCTACGACACCGTTTCCGGACTGAACGAGCCCCGTGAAGCGATCGCCGCGACCGACGGCAGTGCGACGCCGGCGCCGCCGACGAGGTCGCCGACGACGATCGACGAGGAGCCTCTGGAGCGATCCGACGGGGACGAAAACCGCGGACTGGAGCCGGCGTCCGACGCGAGTTCGTCCCGGTCTACGGACGCACAGTTGGCGTCGGCGAGTGAACCGGACACACGTGCGGATGCCGACGCGGCTCACCCGGACGATAGCGGTGCCGAGTCGGCGGCCGACACCGACGCAGGCGATCCCGAGACGATCTACGGACACGCGACGGCGATCATCAGAGGGGAGACCGATCAGGTCCGGTTCCTCGACGAGAACGCCGACGTGATCGCGGAGGCACCGGCGAGTGCCGCCTACGACGCCCTCGAGTCCCTCGAGACGACACCGACGACGGTCGTCCTCGACGAGATCCTCGAGCAGTCGCTGCTCGATTTCGCGGCGGATCGCGGCGTCGAACGGATCGTGGCACACTCGCTGGGCCAGTTCACGAAACGGCCGACGAGCGTTCGGATCCACTCGGTCGACGAGATTGCCGAAACGCCACCCAGGTAA
- a CDS encoding helix-turn-helix domain-containing protein, with product MARLFPFRSEPSTGEGQPRVVDLEGEDADAVFGALSSTTARRIYARLDDEPGTPSDVADAIDSSIQNVRYHLENLEGAGLVEVVDTWYSSRGNEMSVYATTDGPLIVTSDESRASQLRTALSRLIGGIGALAGGSLLVQHGVTRWFGTGTESDGFVPTGGEDSADESDSGDVPAGDDAADDDRAADEQGESGDETVGDGPSEDSEAEEDAADDFTMADSDDENGENGADSADEASANRTDADTGSDGYETSDDGATAGNGDIEGTETVADGGNETLADGGAEAADAVFGTIPPGLLFFLGGLVVLLAATLYWYWYRPAY from the coding sequence ATGGCCCGCCTGTTCCCCTTCCGCTCGGAGCCGTCTACCGGGGAGGGGCAACCGCGTGTCGTCGACCTCGAGGGCGAGGACGCCGACGCGGTGTTCGGTGCCCTCTCGTCGACGACGGCCCGTCGGATCTACGCGCGACTCGACGACGAACCCGGAACGCCGAGCGACGTCGCCGACGCGATCGATTCCTCGATTCAGAACGTCCGGTACCACCTCGAGAACCTGGAGGGCGCGGGTCTGGTCGAAGTCGTGGACACGTGGTACTCCTCGCGTGGAAACGAGATGAGCGTCTACGCGACGACGGACGGGCCGTTGATCGTCACGAGCGACGAGTCGCGGGCCTCGCAGTTGCGGACGGCCCTCTCGCGGCTCATCGGCGGAATCGGTGCGCTGGCGGGGGGCAGTCTGCTGGTACAGCACGGTGTTACCCGATGGTTCGGAACGGGAACGGAGTCGGACGGATTCGTGCCGACGGGCGGCGAAGACAGCGCGGACGAGAGCGACAGCGGTGACGTGCCGGCCGGTGACGATGCAGCGGATGATGACCGGGCGGCCGACGAGCAGGGCGAATCCGGCGACGAGACGGTAGGCGACGGCCCCTCGGAGGACTCAGAAGCTGAAGAGGATGCGGCCGACGATTTCACGATGGCCGACAGTGACGACGAGAACGGTGAAAACGGGGCCGATAGCGCCGACGAGGCCAGCGCCAACCGGACCGACGCGGATACCGGATCGGACGGGTACGAGACGTCCGACGACGGCGCAACCGCCGGCAACGGCGACATCGAAGGGACCGAAACCGTCGCCGACGGCGGCAACGAAACTCTCGCCGACGGCGGTGCCGAGGCTGCAGACGCGGTCTTCGGGACGATCCCGCCGGGACTGCTCTTTTTCCTCGGCGGATTAGTCGTCCTCCTCGCCGCCACGCTCTACTGGTACTGGTATCGGCCGGCGTACTGA
- a CDS encoding DUF3311 domain-containing protein: MPRLELWGWLAVAVGLSALAIPWFLWNDATVVAGLPLWLWWHVGWMVLASLVFWLFTRRAWGVGIESTDGDSSGDRERRRERGSGAETGGDAR; encoded by the coding sequence ATGCCGCGTCTGGAACTGTGGGGGTGGCTCGCCGTCGCCGTCGGACTCAGTGCACTCGCGATACCGTGGTTCCTCTGGAACGACGCGACGGTCGTCGCGGGACTCCCGCTGTGGCTCTGGTGGCACGTCGGCTGGATGGTGCTCGCGTCGCTCGTCTTCTGGCTGTTCACCCGACGCGCGTGGGGAGTCGGAATCGAATCGACCGACGGCGACTCGAGCGGCGATCGAGAACGCCGGCGGGAGCGCGGTTCCGGAGCCGAAACCGGGGGTGACGCGCGATGA
- a CDS encoding sodium:solute symporter family protein has translation MSVAIQLAIIVSYLLLALAIGLVAYRLTDRTAEDFYLASRSVGTVVLLFTTFATLLSAFTFFAGPNVAYYEGPEWILVMGLMDGIIFAILWYVIGYKQWLLGRRYEFVTLGEMLGDRFASKRLRGLVAGVSLLWLFPYVMLQQVGAGTALQALTEGAVPYAVGAGLITAFMILYVVVAGFRGIAWTDTLQGAFMLVTTWIALVWVLAVVGGPGAATAALEGEAAHHLALGSDHYTPQWMLSTAIVIGFGVAMFPQVNQRFFAAGSRTVLERSFALWPILCVLLFVPSFMLGAWARGLDVAIPEGENVLPVILAEFTPVWFAALVIAGAMAAMMSSSDSMLLSGSSYFTRDLYRPFVEADLSERREDLLARVGVVVFATASFLASLANPATLFELGDAAFSGFAQLALPVMVALYWRKTTRTGITAGILVSQLFYLSSLFLAVVPGSYAGWTAGLVGMGLGLVVTVGVSLVTTPAADERRAIYFDGLGAD, from the coding sequence ATGAGCGTCGCGATTCAACTCGCCATCATCGTCAGCTACCTCCTGCTGGCGCTCGCGATCGGACTGGTCGCCTACCGACTCACCGACCGGACGGCAGAGGACTTTTACCTCGCCAGCCGATCCGTGGGAACGGTCGTCCTGCTGTTTACGACGTTCGCGACGTTGCTGTCGGCGTTTACCTTCTTCGCCGGACCGAACGTCGCCTACTACGAGGGGCCGGAGTGGATCCTCGTCATGGGGCTGATGGACGGAATCATCTTCGCGATTCTCTGGTACGTTATCGGCTACAAGCAGTGGCTGCTCGGCCGACGGTACGAGTTCGTTACCCTCGGAGAGATGCTCGGCGACCGGTTCGCCTCGAAGCGGCTTCGCGGACTGGTCGCAGGTGTCAGCCTGCTCTGGCTGTTCCCGTACGTGATGCTCCAGCAGGTCGGCGCCGGCACCGCACTACAGGCGCTGACCGAGGGGGCGGTCCCGTACGCCGTCGGCGCCGGACTGATCACGGCGTTCATGATCCTCTACGTGGTCGTCGCCGGCTTCCGGGGTATCGCTTGGACCGACACCCTGCAAGGGGCGTTCATGCTCGTCACGACCTGGATCGCGCTGGTGTGGGTCCTCGCCGTCGTCGGCGGTCCCGGCGCCGCCACGGCCGCGCTCGAGGGCGAGGCGGCCCACCACCTCGCACTCGGTAGCGATCACTACACGCCCCAGTGGATGCTCTCGACGGCGATCGTGATCGGATTCGGCGTCGCGATGTTCCCGCAAGTCAACCAGCGCTTCTTCGCGGCCGGTTCCCGGACCGTCCTCGAACGGTCGTTCGCGCTCTGGCCGATCCTCTGCGTGTTGCTGTTCGTCCCGTCGTTCATGCTCGGCGCGTGGGCGCGGGGCCTCGACGTGGCGATTCCGGAGGGCGAGAACGTCCTCCCGGTCATCCTGGCCGAGTTCACGCCAGTCTGGTTCGCCGCGCTGGTCATCGCGGGCGCGATGGCCGCGATGATGTCCTCGTCGGACTCGATGCTGCTGTCGGGATCCTCGTACTTCACCCGAGACCTCTACCGGCCGTTCGTCGAGGCCGACCTCTCGGAGCGGCGCGAGGATCTGCTCGCCCGCGTCGGGGTCGTCGTCTTCGCGACGGCGTCGTTCCTCGCCAGTCTCGCGAACCCCGCGACGCTGTTCGAACTGGGCGACGCGGCGTTCAGCGGCTTCGCGCAGCTCGCGCTGCCCGTCATGGTCGCACTTTACTGGCGGAAGACGACTCGGACGGGGATCACGGCCGGGATCCTGGTCAGTCAACTATTCTACCTCTCGAGTCTCTTCCTCGCCGTCGTCCCCGGCAGCTACGCCGGCTGGACGGCCGGACTCGTCGGGATGGGGCTCGGACTCGTCGTCACCGTCGGCGTCTCCCTCGTGACGACGCCGGCGGCCGACGAGCGACGGGCGATCTACTTCGACGGGCTCGGCGCGGACTGA
- a CDS encoding bacterio-opsin activator domain-containing protein: protein MDENRRPIEAGSLVGSDGVSDRVQAVFDRLPDGVYVLDADLQHVVVNERASELLEIERTEDDGITERLRSLFDGAHERALEHQELIIADAYHPSTDSWLEARISPSQTDVTGYVRDVTERKERDRRSERQREQMEVLNGVYTVMQAINDTIVTDSTRDELERVTCETLANVPAYEFAFVAAVNSKTGDVIHRVEAGVEGYVESIPLSTDPDDPAGRGPAGRAIRTQRLQVSNDVFTDPDFEPWREDAHERGYQSAAAIPIVHSGGLYGVLGVTSANRYAFADEVREGIGQLGEILGHAIAALERKRALMGDELIELEYEIQNAVDLFDGPPMADQYVSFERVVQVDDEQFLEYGITAVETFPNVEELTECIPHWEDVTVLDESAGEVTFELAITSPPMFSVVASHGGYVEAAAIDDGDYTMTIHLPESTDVRAVTEAIRAVYPTATNVARRQVTPSNESIAQIQDHLYGALTERQRTVVETAYYAGFFEWPRNSSGEEIAATLGITPATFHEHLRSAQQKIVAAVFDEPDTTRADSKRD from the coding sequence ATGGACGAGAACCGACGGCCCATCGAGGCCGGTTCTCTCGTCGGAAGCGATGGCGTCTCTGATCGCGTCCAGGCGGTGTTCGATCGACTACCCGACGGCGTCTACGTACTCGATGCCGACTTGCAACACGTCGTCGTTAACGAACGCGCCAGCGAACTCCTCGAAATCGAACGAACGGAAGACGACGGGATAACGGAGAGACTCCGCTCGCTGTTCGATGGGGCTCACGAACGAGCACTCGAGCACCAGGAGCTGATAATCGCCGACGCGTACCATCCGTCCACCGACTCCTGGCTCGAAGCGCGCATTTCTCCCTCACAGACGGACGTAACGGGCTACGTTCGGGACGTAACCGAACGGAAAGAGCGCGACCGTCGGTCCGAGCGTCAACGCGAGCAGATGGAAGTGCTAAACGGCGTCTACACCGTCATGCAGGCGATCAACGACACGATCGTTACCGATTCGACGCGGGACGAACTCGAGCGCGTTACCTGCGAAACGCTCGCGAACGTACCAGCGTACGAGTTCGCGTTCGTTGCCGCAGTCAACTCGAAGACGGGAGACGTGATTCACCGGGTCGAAGCGGGTGTCGAGGGATACGTCGAGAGTATTCCGCTCTCGACCGATCCGGACGACCCGGCGGGTCGCGGGCCGGCAGGACGCGCAATTCGGACTCAGCGGCTCCAGGTCTCGAACGACGTCTTCACCGATCCCGACTTCGAACCCTGGCGCGAGGACGCCCACGAGCGCGGCTACCAGTCGGCCGCTGCGATCCCGATCGTTCACAGCGGCGGGCTGTACGGCGTTCTCGGGGTCACGAGCGCGAACCGATACGCGTTCGCGGACGAAGTACGGGAGGGGATCGGACAGCTCGGAGAGATTCTCGGCCACGCGATCGCCGCCCTCGAGCGCAAGCGCGCGCTGATGGGAGACGAACTGATTGAACTCGAGTACGAGATCCAGAACGCAGTCGACCTGTTCGACGGGCCGCCGATGGCCGATCAGTACGTCTCGTTCGAGCGCGTCGTACAGGTCGACGACGAGCAGTTCCTCGAGTACGGCATCACGGCAGTTGAGACGTTTCCGAACGTGGAGGAACTGACCGAATGCATCCCCCACTGGGAGGACGTAACGGTACTCGACGAGTCGGCCGGAGAGGTCACGTTCGAACTCGCGATCACGTCGCCGCCGATGTTCTCGGTCGTCGCCTCACACGGCGGCTACGTCGAGGCGGCCGCCATCGACGACGGCGATTACACGATGACGATTCACCTTCCGGAGAGCACGGACGTTCGCGCCGTTACCGAGGCGATTCGGGCCGTCTATCCGACGGCGACGAACGTCGCCCGGCGGCAAGTGACGCCCTCCAACGAGTCGATCGCGCAGATCCAGGACCATCTATACGGTGCACTGACCGAGCGCCAGCGCACCGTCGTGGAGACGGCGTACTACGCCGGTTTCTTCGAGTGGCCTCGAAACAGCTCCGGCGAGGAGATCGCGGCGACGCTCGGGATCACGCCGGCGACTTTCCACGAACACCTCCGGTCGGCCCAGCAGAAGATCGTCGCGGCGGTCTTCGACGAGCCGGATACGACGCGTGCGGATTCCAAACGGGACTGA
- a CDS encoding HFX_2341 family transcriptional regulator: protein MQTHIVPVGFDYDRLIAPLVRDQIDVDRVILLEGAVGSEANVEYSRHLSEKLETDFQNLLGAETDRFVLEDVYDYDDAFEQAYGLITAELDRGNDVWVNVAAMPRTVSFAFATAAHSLMVEREDDREAIHTYYTAPEKYLETELAEELREGIALLEDLQNDATADDRIAERLESARSLLAEFDERGTTIGAKEIDGQHVVELPVASFSNVKPFEELILYKLGEDGEFDSVSELAESLARELNEEYTDSFRSKVIYNVDRLGPGGKGYIEREEHGKSYRTRLSRIGELWVRAHSNDSSER from the coding sequence ATGCAAACTCACATCGTCCCGGTCGGCTTCGACTACGACCGGCTGATCGCGCCGCTGGTGCGCGATCAGATCGACGTCGACCGCGTCATCCTGCTCGAGGGCGCCGTCGGCAGCGAGGCCAACGTCGAGTACTCCCGACATCTCTCGGAGAAACTCGAAACGGACTTCCAGAACCTGCTCGGGGCCGAGACCGACCGGTTCGTCCTCGAGGACGTCTACGACTACGACGACGCGTTCGAGCAGGCGTACGGACTCATCACCGCCGAACTCGACCGCGGAAACGACGTCTGGGTCAACGTCGCCGCGATGCCCCGCACCGTCAGTTTCGCGTTCGCGACGGCGGCCCACTCGCTGATGGTCGAGCGCGAGGACGACCGCGAGGCGATCCACACCTACTACACCGCCCCGGAGAAGTACCTCGAGACCGAACTCGCCGAGGAGTTGCGCGAGGGGATCGCGCTGCTCGAGGACCTCCAGAACGATGCGACGGCGGACGATCGGATCGCGGAGCGACTCGAGAGCGCCCGGTCCCTGCTCGCGGAGTTCGACGAACGCGGGACGACGATCGGGGCGAAGGAAATCGACGGTCAGCACGTCGTCGAACTCCCCGTCGCTTCCTTTTCGAACGTCAAACCGTTCGAGGAACTGATCCTCTACAAACTCGGCGAGGACGGCGAGTTCGACTCCGTCTCCGAGCTCGCGGAGTCGCTGGCCCGGGAGTTGAACGAAGAGTACACCGACAGCTTCCGCTCGAAGGTCATCTACAACGTCGACCGTCTCGGTCCCGGCGGGAAGGGATACATCGAGCGCGAGGAACACGGGAAATCCTACCGGACGCGTCTGTCGCGGATCGGGGAACTGTGGGTTCGAGCACATTCTAACGACAGTTCGGAGCGATAG
- a CDS encoding LamB/YcsF family protein, with protein MTAIDINCDMGESFGNWTMGRDIEVMPYITSANIAGGYHAGDPHVLRETVELAAEHDVGIGIHPGLPDKMGFGRRTMDATPEEVRDYVVYQLGALMAFASRHDASVQHVKPHGAMYSMLSESEAHCRAVMEGVLEVDPDLVYLATDMNIYEIAQEYDELDAVFEGYVDLDYNADRTLIVEKSVEPKDPDLVADRVVSIATRGEVEAVDGTTIDVPASSICIHGDGPNSVELLETIHERLEAEGIDLARLDELV; from the coding sequence ATGACTGCAATCGACATCAACTGCGATATGGGCGAGAGCTTCGGAAACTGGACGATGGGACGCGATATCGAGGTGATGCCGTACATCACCTCTGCGAACATCGCCGGCGGATACCACGCGGGCGACCCGCACGTACTGCGGGAAACCGTCGAACTGGCCGCGGAGCACGACGTGGGGATCGGCATCCATCCCGGCCTCCCGGACAAGATGGGGTTCGGTCGCCGAACGATGGACGCAACTCCCGAAGAGGTGCGCGACTACGTCGTCTACCAGCTGGGCGCGCTGATGGCGTTCGCGAGCCGCCACGACGCATCGGTTCAGCACGTCAAGCCGCACGGCGCGATGTACTCGATGCTCTCCGAGAGCGAAGCCCACTGCCGCGCCGTCATGGAGGGCGTTCTGGAGGTCGACCCCGACCTCGTCTACCTGGCGACCGACATGAACATCTACGAGATCGCCCAGGAGTACGACGAACTGGACGCCGTCTTCGAAGGCTACGTCGACCTCGACTACAACGCCGACCGCACGCTGATCGTCGAGAAATCAGTCGAGCCGAAAGATCCAGACCTGGTCGCGGATCGAGTCGTCTCCATCGCGACGCGCGGCGAGGTCGAGGCCGTCGACGGCACGACGATCGACGTCCCCGCGTCGTCGATCTGTATTCACGGTGACGGCCCGAACTCGGTCGAGTTACTCGAGACGATCCACGAGCGACTCGAGGCCGAAGGAATCGACCTGGCTCGTCTCGACGAACTGGTCTGA